A portion of the Hoylesella buccalis ATCC 35310 genome contains these proteins:
- a CDS encoding glycoside hydrolase family 2 protein yields the protein MKGTLVHIQRHIALFSLLFYLGVTTLPARILELKNGWILQGRYKATVPSTIMGVLTDNGEYDGILEGTAYKQIDRTRFDKPWTYSNTFSLTENDRKGHVFLKLDGISYRANIKLNGVLIADTSVVYGTYRRYLLDITSVAKEKNALQIQVYRAMPGEPNAGYVDWNPRPADESMGIIRPVSIVTCGDVMLTSPAVFSEVNMATLDEAWLTFSTKITNLSDHEVHGEIHASFGEVEFTYPISLHAGEQRLLTLTPDQVKQLHIKNPRLWWCRGLGTPELYKMDLTFLSNGKVQDSKSFQFGIRQVGEYFTSDGDRGFTLNGKRVLIRGGGWTDDIFMRDTPETNAEQLYKVCDMNLNAIRMENIWGKSQDIFNRCDSLGIMVLPGWTCHWEWEVYLGKPCDDLYGCMTSENDIRLMTQYFHDQLLWLRHHPSIICWFVGSDKIPVPKLEQNYQRLLRRFDPSRSIVTSAKKLESQLSGTAGMKMEGPYDYVGPAYWYAQEAPGGAFGFNTETGIGAQIPQKESLKRMIGKNLWPINETWEYHCTASQTSMNSLNHLQKVISSRYGTPTTLDDFLHKADLANYESTKAMFEAFRVNTPRSTGIVQWMLNSARPGLYWQLYDYYGQPNASYYSVKKGNSPIQLIYNYASKKIVAVNESILPAHVHASMKIYSLDGSLIDEQSTDISISGQKHEIIFNTPEIKENAFLFLKLTDAKHNIISTNEYVLAEQMDIYDWEATDWITTPIKRYADYSALAKLERVKLNFKAESSNNVEGKSINISVNNPNKVVALLIRLALTDQKGHLVYPAYYTDNFITLQPGENRNIRCNLPKGVDTKDLKLQADGWNLAGISEIKIK from the coding sequence ATGAAAGGGACATTAGTACATATACAGCGACACATTGCATTATTCTCCCTGCTTTTCTATCTTGGAGTAACGACTTTGCCAGCTCGCATACTTGAGTTAAAAAATGGATGGATCTTGCAGGGTCGATACAAAGCTACTGTGCCATCAACCATTATGGGTGTCTTGACAGACAATGGCGAATACGACGGTATACTTGAAGGAACCGCCTATAAGCAGATAGACCGCACACGGTTTGACAAGCCCTGGACGTACTCCAATACATTCAGTCTCACGGAAAATGATCGGAAGGGGCATGTCTTCTTAAAGCTTGATGGAATCAGTTACCGTGCAAACATTAAACTCAATGGGGTCCTAATAGCAGACACCTCAGTTGTGTATGGCACATATCGTCGCTATTTACTTGATATTACTTCTGTTGCGAAAGAGAAGAACGCTCTCCAGATTCAAGTATATAGGGCCATGCCTGGCGAGCCCAATGCAGGATATGTGGACTGGAATCCAAGACCAGCCGATGAAAGTATGGGAATCATACGGCCAGTGAGTATTGTTACCTGTGGCGATGTGATGTTGACAAGTCCTGCAGTGTTCAGTGAGGTGAACATGGCCACGCTTGACGAAGCTTGGTTGACATTTTCTACTAAAATAACCAATTTGTCCGATCACGAGGTTCATGGTGAAATACATGCATCGTTCGGAGAAGTTGAGTTTACATATCCTATATCTCTACATGCTGGTGAACAACGGCTGTTGACTCTTACGCCTGACCAGGTAAAGCAACTACATATAAAAAATCCAAGGTTATGGTGGTGCCGGGGTTTAGGAACGCCGGAACTATATAAAATGGACCTCACGTTCTTATCCAACGGGAAAGTTCAAGACTCTAAGTCCTTCCAGTTTGGCATCCGTCAGGTAGGAGAATATTTCACCTCAGATGGCGACCGTGGATTTACTCTCAATGGTAAGCGTGTGCTTATTCGAGGAGGCGGATGGACCGATGATATTTTTATGAGAGATACGCCTGAGACAAATGCAGAGCAACTCTATAAAGTATGTGACATGAATCTTAATGCAATACGAATGGAAAATATTTGGGGAAAGTCGCAAGATATATTCAATCGATGTGACTCTCTCGGTATAATGGTACTTCCTGGTTGGACATGCCATTGGGAGTGGGAAGTATACCTTGGAAAACCCTGTGATGATTTATATGGATGTATGACATCGGAGAATGACATACGTTTGATGACACAATATTTTCATGACCAATTGCTTTGGTTGCGCCACCATCCAAGTATTATTTGCTGGTTTGTTGGGAGCGACAAGATACCTGTACCTAAACTTGAACAGAATTATCAGCGACTACTTCGTAGATTTGATCCCTCTCGCTCGATAGTCACATCTGCAAAGAAATTAGAAAGCCAATTGTCTGGAACCGCAGGCATGAAAATGGAAGGACCATACGATTATGTTGGACCGGCATATTGGTATGCACAGGAGGCTCCAGGCGGCGCGTTTGGCTTTAATACAGAAACTGGCATTGGAGCACAAATTCCACAGAAAGAGTCACTCAAACGTATGATAGGCAAAAATCTATGGCCGATTAACGAGACTTGGGAATATCATTGTACGGCATCTCAAACTTCCATGAATTCTCTTAACCATCTACAGAAAGTCATTTCCTCGCGTTATGGTACGCCAACTACCTTAGACGATTTCTTACACAAGGCAGATTTAGCCAATTATGAGAGTACAAAGGCAATGTTTGAAGCTTTTCGTGTGAACACTCCACGCTCTACGGGCATTGTGCAATGGATGCTTAATTCTGCGCGTCCAGGATTGTACTGGCAACTATACGATTACTACGGGCAGCCAAATGCGTCATATTATTCGGTGAAAAAAGGTAACTCTCCAATACAGTTGATTTATAACTACGCATCAAAAAAAATCGTCGCTGTCAATGAGTCGATACTTCCTGCACATGTTCATGCATCCATGAAAATATATTCTTTGGACGGAAGTCTGATCGATGAACAAAGTACTGATATTTCTATTTCTGGTCAGAAGCATGAAATCATATTTAATACACCAGAAATAAAGGAAAACGCTTTTCTGTTCTTGAAACTCACCGATGCTAAACACAACATCATTTCCACTAACGAGTATGTTCTTGCAGAACAAATGGATATTTATGATTGGGAAGCTACCGACTGGATAACAACTCCAATAAAAAGGTACGCTGACTATTCCGCTCTTGCAAAACTTGAAAGAGTGAAGCTTAACTTCAAAGCCGAATCAAGTAACAATGTCGAAGGGAAAAGTATCAATATTAGTGTGAATAATCCTAATAAAGTGGTTGCATTACTCATACGACTTGCCCTTACTGATCAGAAGGGGCATCTTGTGTATCCTGCATATTACACAGACAACTTCATCACTTTGCAACCAGGTGAAAATAGGAATATAAGATGCAATCTCCCCAAAGGAGTTGATACCAAAGACCTGAAGTTACAGGCTGACGGGTGGAATCTGGCTGGAATCAGTGAGATAAAAATTAAATAG
- a CDS encoding RagB/SusD family nutrient uptake outer membrane protein: MKNIFLCIFLLLLSTGCEQYLDTENLTKKDSSNFPKTEADIQSALISIYHELRKTTDGEEGQCFFITSELLSDDRFGGGGANDRRLAAVDLLLKSDENMFADPWRQNYRGIYRANFLIEQLAGMKVSDDIKKQARGEASFLRAYFYFQLCQMFGTVPLVISTKVENLPRAKQEDLYAQIGTDLINAIECLPAIPYSPSDASMLGRANHWAAEGMLARVFLYYTGYYGKKSMPLIDGTLTKEEVIKYIDDCVENSGYGLVPDFHSLWPYTNEYTAKDYPFVKERNMHWVGESGNNLESMFVIKHSTQTSWNDGTSYRANRICLFFTPREGTDMMSNFPYGLGWGAGPVNSKTYTDWPVGDLRRDGSIMNVSKEMPNYVWGNDRQMNETGYWSKKYASFNCIDENGKSINFYMKLYPSLDPDYQINNMQDIYVLRFADVLLMQAELKQDAVPLNHVRHRAGLADVAYSDENLRNERHWELAFEGLRYWDLLRWHIAGDVLEANQNNVKVKNNLVDEKMDFTGIKERIQATKGVLPLPKTQIDLSNGVLLQNPGWGTESLKP; the protein is encoded by the coding sequence ATGAAAAATATTTTTTTATGCATATTCCTCTTATTATTGTCGACAGGTTGTGAACAATACCTTGACACAGAGAACTTGACGAAAAAGGACAGCTCTAACTTTCCCAAGACAGAAGCAGATATTCAATCAGCACTAATCTCGATTTATCACGAGTTACGCAAAACTACAGATGGCGAAGAAGGACAGTGCTTTTTCATTACATCTGAGCTCTTATCTGATGACCGGTTTGGCGGCGGAGGAGCTAACGACCGTCGTTTGGCTGCTGTAGACTTACTACTGAAATCGGATGAAAATATGTTTGCAGATCCATGGAGACAGAACTATCGTGGTATATATCGAGCAAATTTTCTCATAGAGCAATTGGCTGGAATGAAAGTCAGTGATGACATAAAAAAACAAGCTCGCGGAGAAGCATCTTTCTTGAGGGCCTATTTCTATTTCCAATTATGCCAGATGTTCGGAACTGTTCCGCTTGTAATCTCGACAAAAGTAGAGAACCTGCCCAGAGCCAAACAAGAAGACCTCTACGCCCAGATTGGAACAGACTTGATAAACGCTATAGAGTGTTTGCCAGCAATACCCTATAGTCCATCAGACGCATCAATGCTTGGTCGCGCCAACCATTGGGCTGCTGAGGGTATGCTTGCACGTGTCTTTCTTTACTATACAGGATATTATGGGAAAAAGAGCATGCCGCTTATTGATGGTACATTGACAAAAGAAGAGGTGATAAAGTACATCGATGATTGTGTGGAAAATAGTGGCTATGGGCTCGTTCCCGATTTCCACAGTCTTTGGCCATATACAAATGAATATACAGCAAAGGATTATCCGTTTGTGAAAGAAAGAAATATGCATTGGGTAGGAGAATCAGGCAATAATCTTGAGAGTATGTTTGTCATCAAGCACTCTACACAAACCTCATGGAATGACGGCACTTCTTATCGAGCAAATCGTATTTGTTTATTCTTTACTCCACGTGAAGGAACTGACATGATGTCAAACTTTCCGTATGGATTGGGCTGGGGTGCTGGCCCAGTTAATTCAAAAACATATACAGACTGGCCTGTTGGAGATTTACGTCGCGATGGCTCTATAATGAATGTAAGCAAGGAAATGCCTAATTATGTGTGGGGAAATGACAGGCAGATGAATGAAACGGGATATTGGTCAAAGAAATATGCTTCTTTCAACTGTATTGATGAAAATGGTAAAAGTATTAACTTCTACATGAAACTCTATCCTTCTCTTGATCCTGACTATCAGATCAACAACATGCAAGACATCTATGTGCTTCGGTTTGCTGATGTTTTACTCATGCAGGCAGAGCTTAAGCAAGATGCTGTACCCCTGAACCACGTTCGGCATCGTGCAGGGCTTGCCGATGTCGCATATTCGGATGAGAACCTGCGCAATGAGCGGCATTGGGAACTTGCGTTCGAAGGATTAAGATATTGGGATCTATTACGCTGGCATATCGCAGGAGATGTCCTGGAAGCGAATCAGAACAATGTAAAGGTAAAAAATAATCTTGTAGACGAAAAGATGGACTTTACTGGAATAAAGGAACGCATTCAGGCAACCAAGGGAGTACTTCCATTGCCCAAGACACAGATAGACCTCTCAAACGGAGTTCTTCTGCAAAACCCTGGATGGGGTACTGAGAGTTTAAAACCATAA
- a CDS encoding ROK family protein, with product MKIGLDVGGTNLRAALINKHGILKKEQEQCPADGSLQDVVDALCGIIDKLFDENIESIGVGIPSVVDSDSGIVYNTANIPSWKEVRLKEILHKRYNVPIAVENDSNCFALGVSLHEQDNKFKHMVGITLGTGLGCGVVINGKLYRGANGAAGEIGSLPYLDSDVEHYCGSMFFSRFCHKTALQLYSLATNGDAESIEKWREFGCHMGNMVKMVMFAYDPDAIYFGGGISQAFSLFEQSMNEVIKSFPYPKSTKLLQIRPTRLQDAALLGAGSLI from the coding sequence ATGAAAATAGGATTAGATGTGGGCGGCACAAATCTACGTGCTGCCCTCATAAACAAGCACGGTATCTTGAAAAAAGAGCAGGAGCAATGTCCCGCAGATGGCTCTTTACAAGATGTAGTAGATGCGCTATGTGGTATTATCGATAAACTCTTTGATGAAAATATAGAGTCGATAGGAGTGGGAATACCATCAGTTGTCGATAGCGATAGTGGCATTGTTTACAACACGGCAAACATTCCTTCATGGAAAGAGGTGAGACTGAAGGAGATTCTGCACAAGCGCTACAATGTACCAATAGCAGTCGAAAATGATTCTAACTGTTTTGCATTAGGCGTTTCACTTCATGAACAAGACAACAAGTTTAAGCACATGGTTGGGATTACTCTGGGAACAGGACTTGGTTGTGGCGTAGTCATAAATGGAAAATTGTATAGAGGAGCAAATGGGGCCGCTGGTGAGATAGGCTCACTTCCTTATCTGGATAGCGATGTAGAACATTATTGTGGCAGTATGTTCTTTTCTCGCTTCTGCCATAAAACAGCTCTACAGCTCTACAGTTTGGCAACGAATGGTGATGCCGAGTCTATTGAAAAGTGGCGTGAGTTTGGCTGCCACATGGGAAACATGGTCAAGATGGTGATGTTTGCTTACGATCCAGATGCGATTTATTTTGGCGGAGGCATTTCACAAGCGTTCTCTCTGTTCGAGCAATCCATGAATGAAGTGATTAAGTCGTTCCCATATCCGAAATCGACAAAGCTTCTACAAATCAGGCCCACCAGATTACAAGATGCGGCACTGTTAGGAGCTGGCAGTCTTATTTAA